The Streptomyces sp. NBC_01268 genome window below encodes:
- the nusG gene encoding transcription termination/antitermination protein NusG — MSDANLNDAFESESVEDEQDIVEAADEDQADAADAEAGQAAEEAALHAEAADSDDSDDDESEDVEEAADEDAAEESDEDAEEAAEDEGDDSEDEDVEAEEAEPAAPVDPIAALREELRTLPGEWYVIHTYAGYEKRVKANLEQRAVSLNVEEFIYQAEVPEEEIVQIKNGERKNVRQNKLPGYVLVRMDLTNESWGVVRNTPGVTGFVGNAYDPYPLTLDEIVKMLAPEAEEKAAREAAEAEGKPAPARKVTVEVLDFEVGDSVTVTDGPFATLQATINEINADSKKVKGLVEIFGRETPVELSFDQIQKN, encoded by the coding sequence GTGTCTGACGCGAACCTGAACGACGCCTTCGAGTCCGAGTCCGTCGAGGACGAGCAGGACATCGTCGAGGCGGCCGACGAGGACCAGGCCGACGCTGCTGACGCCGAGGCCGGCCAGGCCGCCGAGGAGGCCGCGCTCCACGCCGAGGCCGCCGACTCCGATGACTCCGACGACGACGAGTCCGAGGACGTCGAAGAGGCCGCCGACGAGGACGCCGCAGAGGAGTCCGACGAGGACGCCGAAGAGGCCGCCGAGGACGAGGGCGACGACTCGGAGGACGAGGACGTCGAGGCCGAGGAGGCCGAGCCCGCCGCTCCGGTCGACCCCATCGCCGCGCTCCGCGAGGAGCTGCGCACCCTGCCCGGCGAGTGGTACGTCATCCACACCTACGCGGGCTACGAGAAGCGCGTCAAGGCCAACCTCGAGCAGCGTGCCGTCTCGCTGAACGTCGAGGAGTTCATCTACCAGGCCGAGGTGCCCGAGGAAGAGATCGTCCAGATCAAGAACGGCGAGCGCAAGAACGTCCGGCAGAACAAGCTGCCCGGTTACGTTCTCGTCCGCATGGATCTGACGAACGAGTCCTGGGGCGTCGTCCGCAACACGCCGGGCGTCACCGGCTTCGTGGGCAACGCCTACGACCCGTACCCGCTGACCCTGGACGAGATCGTCAAGATGCTCGCCCCGGAGGCCGAGGAGAAGGCCGCCCGCGAGGCCGCCGAGGCCGAGGGCAAGCCGGCTCCGGCCCGCAAGGTCACCGTCGAGGTCCTGGACTTCGAGGTGGGCGACTCGGTCACCGTCACCGACGGCCCCTTCGCGACCCTCCAGGCCACGATCAACGAGATCAACGCCGACTCGAAGAAGGTCAAGGGCCTCGTCGAGATCTTCGGTCGCGAGACCCCGGTCGAGCTCAGCTTCGACCAGATCCAGAAGAACTGA
- the rplK gene encoding 50S ribosomal protein L11 encodes MPPKKKKITGLIKLQINAGAANPAPPVGPALGQHGVNIMEFCKAYNAATESQRGMVVPVEITVYEDRSFTFITKTPPAAKLILKAAGVDKGSGEPHKTKVAKLTAAQVREIATVKLPDLNANDLDAASKIIAGTARSMGITVEG; translated from the coding sequence ATGCCTCCCAAGAAGAAGAAGATCACGGGGCTTATCAAGCTCCAGATCAACGCTGGTGCGGCCAACCCGGCCCCGCCGGTCGGCCCCGCGCTCGGTCAGCACGGCGTCAACATCATGGAGTTCTGCAAGGCCTACAACGCCGCGACCGAGTCGCAGCGTGGCATGGTCGTGCCGGTGGAGATCACGGTCTACGAGGACCGTTCCTTCACCTTCATCACCAAGACTCCGCCGGCTGCCAAGCTGATCCTCAAGGCCGCGGGTGTGGACAAGGGCTCCGGCGAGCCGCACAAGACCAAGGTCGCGAAGCTCACGGCCGCCCAGGTCCGCGAGATCGCCACGGTCAAGCTGCCCGACCTGAACGCCAACGACCTGGACGCCGCGTCGAAGATCATCGCCGGCACCGCCCGTTCCATGGGCATCACGGTCGAGGGCTGA